A stretch of DNA from Malus sylvestris chromosome 9, drMalSylv7.2, whole genome shotgun sequence:
GACACGACAGATGAAGACATGGAATAAATATAGTAACTATTTTATGTGTTTTAAGTATTaattagacaatatttttgttttctattacGTATATGGTTTaagttcaattttatttattaaaatcttaaaatgttatatgagataacaaaaaaaaaaaacctcgatatttattttttatgggttaaacattttttttaaaactattttgatGTTGCTTTTAGGTGACGGCATGGGTGAGGTAGTGTCGGCTAAAACCGACGTGAAGTGGACTTGGGAAGACCACTTTCAATTAGTCACTTCGTAAGTGAAGTGGGTCAGAAAGCGGCTGTATGATTTAATGTGGCAATAAAGTGTGTCAGTTGTAGTGTCGGTTTAAAGTGACACTAAATATAACTAAACCGATGCAACGACCACATCATTAAAGCTTGTCAGACAATAGTGTCGATTTTAAGCGACATCCAGATTAACTAAAGCGACGCCATGTAAATTTCAAATAACTATGTTAGAAAGTTGTTGTCTGATTAGATGCAGCAGTAAATGTGTTTGTGAtggtgtcggtttaaaccgacacgAAGTTTAGTTAAAGCGACACTGGTTTAAAAACTTTTGTCAGAAGTGTGTAGAGGCAGTAAATGTGTCAGTGGtggtgtcggtttaaaccgacaccaAATTAAGCTAAAGCGATGTTGTCGCTAGTTGATTAAATTTTGTCAGAAGTCTAGATTTAATTGTAGTAGTAACTGTGTGAGTGATGGTATCGGTTTGAACCGAAACCAAGTGTAGCTAAACCGACGCAACGTTTATTTcattaaattttgttagaagGTAGGTGAGTTTAATTTTATCAGTAAATGTATTAGTGGTAttgtcggtttaaaccgacactGACTCAATTATTTCGACGCCAGTAGGTGTTAAAGCAACGTCAGTGGTTTAATGTCAGTTTTAACCGACGCCATGTTAGCATCCATATTTAATCCccttcttccccccccccccccatttcgCCCGCACTTTCTTTTCTTCCCAAAATTCAGTTTGTCCATATCCCTCCTAATTTCGTCCGTTTTTCCACTTCTTCTCTCATTtcactttttagttttttactTCTTGCAAATTGTTTTGTTATGGATCATTTTGAAGATGAACATGCTGACGAACCCCATTTCAAAGAGGAAGAAGTCGAAGGTTgttcatatttaatttattatggtttttactttcagtttttttgtttaggtccatggtttttaattgttttttctttgtttataagGAACAACTCAACGAGGACGGGGACTGTCGATTCCCAACTGGAAGGAACAAGTTTGTTGTTTTGATGCGTCGGGAAAATGCATTAGTGAAAATTCCAGTGCATTTTCAAAACATGTAGCGGCAGAGGTAAGAGATTTTAGACATATGCCGTTGGTGAGTCATTGGAGTCAAATCAAGGAAGATCGCAGAGAAGCTTTTTGGATAAGAATAAAGGtagaattatttttttgttactaGAAGAGAGTATAATTAGTCAATGTTTGTAGTAATAATTAAtttgcttgaattttttttatgtgtatAGGAAACTATTATTTTTCAAGAAGAGGATATGGCGAAAATGTCAATGATCCGGCACATGACACTTCATATTGCGGAGCATGCACATAAGGAGtatagaaataaattgaaaaaaaaatattatactgGTAAACCAGTGGAGGAGTACCAGAGAACTCCTCCTAATGTGGATCCTCAACAGTGGGCTGCATTGGTCTCCTACTGGAACAAAGAAAAAACGAAGGTaaactttttattatttattttattaaagtttgtaatgtgtttaataaattatttttttctaggAGATTGCTGCAAAAAATAAGTATAATCGGCGGTTGAAAACGATGAACCACACAACTGGTGCAAAGTTTTATGCAAAAGTTAGGGCAGAACTTGTAAGGGTTGTTCATTTTCAAGAATTGtagatatttttaaatttaatatattattggtagaaatttatttataatttgatGGTTGGTGaaaattgttctttttttttgttgacttATAATTATAGCGGAAAAAGCATGGCAAGGAGGCTGATCCTGTTTCGTTTTTTCGTCACTGTCATACTCGAAAGGATCGCACTTGGATTGATGAAACATCGGAGCACACTGgggtaattgatttttttttttttttgtagtataTCATTgtcattaaattttattatcTATAGTTGAattcttatttttaaaaattttattgcAAGATAACTATGGAGAGGAATATTCAAACTATGATTGAGTCTGGGCATGA
This window harbors:
- the LOC126582631 gene encoding uncharacterized protein LOC126582631, whose product is MDHFEDEHADEPHFKEEEVEGTTQRGRGLSIPNWKEQVCCFDASGKCISENSSAFSKHVAAEVRDFRHMPLVSHWSQIKEDRREAFWIRIKETIIFQEEDMAKMSMIRHMTLHIAEHAHKEYRNKLKKKYYTGKPVEEYQRTPPNVDPQQWAALVSYWNKEKTKEIAAKNKYNRRLKTMNHTTGAKFYAKVRAELRKKHGKEADPVSFFRHCHTRKDRTWIDETSEHTGITMERNIQTMIESGHDDGDELRT